The genomic DNA agtttGTGGACACAGAATAATGCTTTTGTATTAACTTGTTGATTCATTATTGATTTCATTGAATAAAGCttacataaattaataataaactgGCATTGgcatgcatttatttgttaattcATATATAGAAATCCACAGTTTAAATGTCTAAACTGAAATACGTTCTGGTTTCTTGTCCCTTTTTACAACTACTTcaacggtaacactttacaatgaggttctgTGTTAactatagttaatgcattagttatgtCATGACAAATTAACAGTaatgtttacagcatttaattaCTAACAATTAGCTtgattaatgttcatttataaatatagtACTATTcaaatgcattaactattgtgaacaaatacaacatttatgttacaaatgtattagtatattcagaaattaaaattagccaagattaataaatggtgtaaaagtattattcattgttagttcatgttaactaatgtgttaaatgaatagtacacccaaatatgaaaattcgttcattatttttgagtgaactatacttTAAACTAATGCTAATGTAaacaacctcattgtaaagtgtttccaattCAACTGCTAAGACAAAACAAGTCAATCCAAGTCACAGACGTTTGTTTGCATGTGTCATTCTCTGTCTCTCCATGCACTTCTCAGTTGTCCTCTGCACTAGTAAAAAACATTCCTATCATCTCATCTTTAGTTTCTTGCATGTAGTTGTATGGCGGATCTGCTGTGTAGTTGACCTCTGAAAAAGGGTGCAGCGGCTCTATGGCAAAATCCCAGGGTAACTGCACTGAGAACTTCTTGGATATGTTGTGCAAAACGCAGCATGCTGTGATGGTGCAGGCCACCGACTCGAGAGTCTGAATGGAGCCGAAGTCACGCAGACACTGGAAACGACTCTTCAAACTACCAAACACCTGCTGCATGCGGCCATATACCTGAGCGTGTGCTTTGTTAAATCTGTGGGCAGCGTTGGATTTGAGGCGAGAGGGGTCAACGGGGGTCAGCACATGCCCACCACCAAACAAACCTCTGCCACCTGTGTTTGCAGAGGAGAGGATAATGTTACTAACATCACAATAAACTTGAATATAGGTGTGGGCTTTGTAAGGAATAGCATACCAACATACTTCTATTACTAACTTACCAAATGCTGGAAATACCAAATCTAATGGGGGCCAAGCCTCTTTTAAAAATCTACGGGAGCGCTGGCAAAGAGAAACCAACATTCAAATTGGGGAATTTTCCCACAAAGTTGTTTCCTTTGCCCAATAAGAGTTTGGGGAACTGCAATGAGGAGCAACATTTCATATTTTCCCAAAACATTGATGGTtcaagtttggaataataatgttattagatttttctttatagaatagatctttttttttttttacacatcatTAGTTTTTTCAAGCAAGAATGTATAATGttgtttgtttccaaacacacaaAACCCAAAAAGTGTTTCATAACGCATATATAgagtacaatggggctaaagccAATAATAATGCCATTATAAAGATCAACTGTCTGTTCTAGGGCTTTCAAAATCATGACGATTAAGTGTCATACAAAATATCATACTTTTGTGCGCTTCATAAATGAAGTAAATTATTCacatttaacttttacttgatttcctttaaggctttaaaacctttttaataaCTTTCATATACTTAcaatatattttctcttttttttcaatatattttagctattatatatattacattatattagaaGTTTCTATCAAAATGTCTTCGCTTTCACACATTACTTTAAGGCTCTCTTATTAAAGCCACAAGCCCAATAAAGACCTTTAATTCTGTGTTTCTTCATTCTATCATCTCAGCGTTGACACAGGGCTCCTCCTGCGTGTTTGAACCCACAACAACATATAACATTTGTCATTACACGATTGTTAAAGTGAAACCAGAGCACTTTGCATTCACTAAAATCCTAGTTTACTTTTTTGCGGTAGATTGGCACGATCCTCCGCAGATGGTAGTCTGAGGTGCGCCTCATTGAGACGGTCGTAGATTTCAATGACTGAGACAGACCAAATGCAGCTCCTTTTTCacatacatcttgccattgcagtctttaggcacGTTCACGAATTTCAAGTTTgatgattacactttctagtgcttgacgcatgtgcagagtgcaaaatggtgctaggaagtgtaatcgagcttgaaatcatgaatgCCAAGTAAACTGCTGATATCAAGATCTATAGTGAAAAAAGGAGTTATaatttagtctgttctcacccaaaatcaatcagattacttcagaagacatgaggTGCATCCCAAGCCGAACAGTAGTGGCAGTAGTTTTAGTAGTACCGTTCGTTACACATTATTAAACATAAAGAAGTGTATTTCAAGTTTTCAACCGTCAAAACAGAGTGtagaatgttggacacttcatgcactcaacaCACACGGCCGTACATACAAGGGGCGGAGTTAACTGGCTGCACTGCTGGTCTGAAAAAACTATTGTAAATTATGAAGAATGTAGCAGCCATGGCGAAACTTCAGTGGATACAGCACCTTACACATGCgagttgaatgctttacaatcaccccaagctgtgtgaatatgtacgttgTTTAAAATACAAGTGTTGATCTGTGGTTGGCTAAcacgctaaagctagcagcaacacaacACAAGTGTTAGCTGTTAAATGACGAATGCTTCAGTGTAGTAAAACCGTTAAGAAGAtattacactttgaaaattcatacactacatggctgagtgcataatatattttatataagtgCATTGTGTATAGTGTCATTAGGGATACAGCTATGGATAAAacaactgaagtcttatggattacttttttgctgcctttacgtgctttttaggatttttttgtcaccattcacttgcattgtgtggacttaCATAgctatgtttgtgttctgcagaaaaaagaaagtcataaacctctgggatggcattagggggagtaaataatgagatcattttcatttttgggtgaactatccctttaacagatcTGGAGAAATAAATGAGCGAGGTGACATTGACCCTATTAAAAGATAAGAGAACTCTcaatcagttccacacagtgaGTTTTATATTCCAAACTGAtccaagaaaaacaacaacactagtATCGAAACAGTATCGGCAGACACGCAGCGTTCAGCCATCGGAATTGGTAtatcagaagaaataaagttgaaaaagCGGTTTCTGTTCCTCCCTACTTATAttagtatgctattccgaacaaAGCCACTATTTGACTGGACTGCCAAACGTTGCAAAAGTTCTCTCATTTTACCTAACACCCACGTATGGCCATGTCGAAACGTGCTGAATTGTTTGCCGATGTCTGAGCTCGCCCAAACACTGTCTTCAGGAGTTCCTCCCGGCCAGCACTGCTCGACACTCAACAGATTTCCATCCACATCGAAGATCACCTGCATCATGACAGAATGATAACCCAGACTGTTCATATACATGTACTCCTCCCCGGGCGGAGGGGTCACCTTTACGTGCAGGTAACCCAACACCCCCACCACGTGTGGAATGCCGCTGATGTTCTTGAAGGCCTGCGCAGCTCCCATGCGGTCATTATAACTGTACGGGAAGGTGATGAAGTCAGGGCTCATGCCTGATAAGAGTTTGGTGAGGCTCTTCACTGCTTCGCCAGCGGATGTTTGATCAATTCCCAGACGATCGGTCACTTTGCAGGGCAGAGATCCGTGCGCGTAGAAAGAAAGTGTGGCCAGAATCTTGGCTTCTGACGAGCTCAGGTTGTAGGATGCTGCAAATACGTCTTTCTTTAAACGGGCCTGGATGAAATCGACGATGAAGCGCAGACATTGCCGGTTGAGATGAAAACACTGGGACAGAAATCGGTCGTCGAGGCGGTCtagaagagtgtgtgtgtcagaggcGAGAACTGGCACAATGATATTGGTGCTGATGCTGTTTTGAATGGGATGCTTTTCTTGTGTTGAGCTGCTGTTGctggatgttgttgttgttgtatcatTACACGCACTGTATAAATCATCTTGTACGGCAAACCACATAGCTCCGGCCAAAGACATTTTGAGCAGCAGGTGTGAacctcaatatttatttataaaaactatatatttatgaGTAAT from Xyrauchen texanus isolate HMW12.3.18 chromosome 41, RBS_HiC_50CHRs, whole genome shotgun sequence includes the following:
- the LOC127634468 gene encoding putative nuclease HARBI1, with the translated sequence MSLAGAMWFAVQDDLYSACNDTTTTTSSNSSSTQEKHPIQNSISTNIIVPVLASDTHTLLDRLDDRFLSQCFHLNRQCLRFIVDFIQARLKKDVFAASYNLSSSEAKILATLSFYAHGSLPCKVTDRLGIDQTSAGEAVKSLTKLLSGMSPDFITFPYSYNDRMGAAQAFKNISGIPHVVGVLGYLHVKVTPPPGEEYMYMNSLGYHSVMMQVIFDVDGNLLSVEQCWPGGTPEDSVWASSDIGKQFSTFRHGHTWVLGGRGLFGGGHVLTPVDPSRLKSNAAHRFNKAHAQVYGRMQQVFGSLKSRFQCLRDFGSIQTLESVACTITACCVLHNISKKFSVQLPWDFAIEPLHPFSEVNYTADPPYNYMQETKDEMIGMFFTSAEDN